The region TACTATATTGTGCAACTTTAGATATTTGTACTTCTCTGTGCTGTTCTCAGGTTTTCTCAACACGTGCATCTTCTCTTACAATAATTAACTTTTTATGAGTTAAGGCTCATACTTGGGTTTACCTTGTCAATGCATTATACGTCAAGATGTCATAACAACATTGTATTATTATGAGGCATGGGGGCTGCATCAAATCTTTGTGTGGGAGGTTGTGACTTCTATCAATGTTTTCTAATCGTTTAGATAggaacccccccacacacacacacaataagccACAAAATAAATCTAGGGGTGGGGCACAGGATGATTATTATGCAgttgttttctacttttctcaaatacttgtttttttcttggaaTTTACTGGATAAGTTCACCTCTGAACAATTATATCGATATTGTGTAACAAGGcagaaataaatctgaattgGTTTGCAAACATGCTCAATTcaattgttatttatttctgtgccTCTCAAAGTtcactcttgttttctctctctgtaggaACTGTTCCCATGAGAAGGTGGTGTCCATGCTGCAGGGCAGTGGGGCGATGCCCActctggtggtggaggagggacCGTCGGACTTCTCTTCAGACCAAATCGACCCAGAGGACTCTCCTAGCCTGGCCCCAACCACATTGCCACGCTCTAGGTACAGACAAATCGGACATTTTTAACTGGTATGTCCATATGCCATCGTTTATTGAAACAAAAAACTACTGTGGTGACTCTCCAGGTCTCCAGCCCTCAGCTCCTTGCAGTGGGTGGCAGAGATCCTTCCACCGAGCATCAAAGTCCACGGGCGAACCTTCAGCCAGCAGCTGGAGCACCTGCTGACCATCCAGGAGAGATACACCGTCTGCAAGGCCCTGGAGACTTTCTTCCAGCACAGGTCAGTAGGGtggaggggggtggaggggagTGGGGTGGTATCTATAAATGGACACAAAGGATGAAGGGAGGCAGATTATTAAACAACATCATGGATAGGAGCAGAGCGATGGgagtgagaagagaagaaaactcTGCGAAAACTCAGCGGCAGCCAAAAGTGTATATCGAGCATTTTTGATAATCATTATAATCATCAGCTTGTGGAGGTTGGCAGCTCCAGCTGGCAGCAGGAAACAGCTGTAAATTAAGCATCTGTTAAACTATCTGAGCCTCTGTTTACTAGTCACGTGAAATTGACAAATACTTGGAGAAAAAATTAGCTGTTGCCTGGGAAACAGAATTAAGCGTATTCAATATAATCAGGCTGTTAAAGACATTCTTTATACAGGCacaagacagagatggagaaaacGGCTGACGGATGATGAGCAGCAAACAAAACATATGCATGTAGCTAAGCAGGATATTTATTCCTCCCATTAGGCTGTGATGATATCTCctggaggatgaagggatgaagggaggagaTGGATGGTGAATTAGCTCGGCGGATGATGGAAAACAGGGAAAACGATTAAATTCTACTGTACATGCATACAGTATCAAAACACCTAAAGGCATGAATCCTAGCATAAGTGGCATCCCTGTTATCCTCCCACCTCTTTATGCTCTGTTTGCTGCTATACGTGGCATTACACATGCAAAGAATATTCATTACAGCTAAATCCTTTTATCAAGGGGTTGTCAGATATCCGCCAGTAGACATGGGTGTCTTACATAAAGATTACGCGTGTGTTTGCAGGAACGTGGATACACTCATAGTAGACGTGTTCCCGGTGCTGGACACTCCAGCCAAACAGCTGATCTGGCAGTTCATCTACCAGCTTCTGACCTATGACGAGCAGGAGCGCTGTCAGAGCAAACTGTCACGCTTCCTGGGTTTCAAGAGCAGtggtgagacagaaaaacacaatgtggaGATTAtctgcactcacactcacacttacaAGTATGTTTAAGTATGTATATAGGTACAAACgtgatgttgaatgtgtgtgttttgcagcagTGTTAGAGCCCGACTCTGGTCCGGAGCACCACCGGCGGAGCAGCTCCATGCGGGTGACAGGGACGTCGTATCGCGGCATCGTCCGAGAGAGGAGCTCCGACGACTGCATCATCGGGACTCACCTGGGAATGGGTACGCTGCACTTAGTAACAACATCCAAAGCGAGGGTGTTTCCTTCCACAGCATCAAATTATTATCATCCATCTCCAGGGGGTTCCTTGGATTTATACCAAAGTTTCCAGCTTCTCTCTGGGTGCCTCAAAAACTTCTCAGCCAAATATAAATTAAAGATGCTCTCATCACTGTTTCCTTTCAAACTTCTCTGACTAACACCACTGAGCCTCAAACTCAAGACTGTGAGCCCAACATATTTGCCAGTAATGCAGAACCTTCTACAAACCACACTTTCACTGGTGATTATGATTTGTAATTGATCCCAGGGATGAAATTCACATCGTACAGCAACAGAAAAGATGGGTAAGAAAAACAGACCTAAAATtttaattaatagttttaaAACTTCAGACCCCAAGctcagtaaaaatgtattagAATTTGTTTTTAAGAGTGAGCAAAGCCTTGGATGAGAACCTCTGGTTGTGATTCGTGCACGTCTGGTGTCAGAAGATCAGTGATGAACTTGGGTGCGAGTCCAGAGCTTCAAACGTTATTAATAATATCATAAAATCAGTTCTGAAGTTTACCGACTGAAGTAATATTGAACTTGGGGTAATGTGCTCTCTTTATTTCGTTTTGGTTGTCTGGCTTCTGCATTTTGGACATGTATAAGTATATATAgtgttatatataatatgagTGCAATAcctgttttttcattttatgtattttgatACATAAAGTCACCAGTTATATATGAAATTGTATTAAAAAGctttgtaatataataataatcataatcataacaagaagaagaagagggaattgaaaagagaagaggaaaataaaaggacaaataaaaacaagaacacaagaCATCAACaagcaaattaaaacaatgtcatttaaaataaaatcaaatcaatttgGGTCGTTAAAGCTTATTAAAATCTCCAcctcattattatttcaatattcAGTAAAAGTAGAATATCGTACAAGTAAAATATTGTGCAAGTGGGATCATATAAGGTAGAGACAATAAGTAGCACTCAGCACTTACAGTACTTCATATTCCCTTGAGCAAGAGGTTCAGTAGAACCTGCACCTGCCTGTGGGAACAGTACATGCAGCACAAACTGGTGGAAATCATGTTCTCAGCAAATTCTCTGTGGACACTTTAAGACTAAAAGGGAGAAATCTGTCATCAGCCGTTCATACATTAACCTCCATGTCTCAGCTACCTTTGCTTTTGATGAGCTCCTCAAACTATTCATTCAAAAGCTCATATTTATTTCCATCTGAGGCTTCATTCATAGTTTCCATTTCCACTGCTGAGGCTCAGCTTTTCGCCTTGTGCTCCTCCGCTCTgcatcttcatcctctctcctctctcttggctggaggtggatggatggaatgaggAGGCTTACGTGTCACTGTTCATGCTTTATTGTGCTTTAGGAATTCATGTCGATGAATCCGGGAGCCCGGAGGAGAGGCAGTCAGGAGATGGAACCTCCTTCCCAGAGTCCCCTGACCTCAATCATGTAGGTATAACTGCAGCTACTCAGCAGCTGGCATAACTATCGCTAGTTATGTCATATGTGAGCTCTGGTCATTTGAAGGTCTGCTCGTAACTCCTGCAACGTAATTTGATTTCAGGCTGCAGTTCACTTCGGATTcgcatgtttaaaaaaaacaaacatttttttaaacgccTCAAAGCAGCAGACTTTCAAATCCAAATGTACTGCAACGATTGTGTGCTAACCAGCTGATCATGCCTCCATCCGTAGATGACAGGTGTGTACACGGAGCTGGAGAACGTGTACGCAGGGAAGAGTGTGTCTCCGCTGCATGGGGGCTCCTCAGCAGAGCCTGAGAGGCTGGGACAGACTGAGGCCTACGGgcgctctctctcccccctcacaCTCCCCCCTCTCACAGGTACTCTAGGGCTGACACGCACACATCCgaacacacacctacacacaaagTGAACCCTTAATCCAAGTTGCATGTGCTTGGCACATGACAGATGCCATGTTTGTGTCTCGTTAGATGTGTTGCAAATTcaagtttttaaatttcaacaTGTTATCAGCAATGAAACCAGCAGCTTAAATCAACCTTGATGTAAACATGGCATGAGAGCCACTAatttttgaatgtgtttgacACAGAACTCATTCAAATCGTTTAATCTACATGTGTATATAAGGCTGAAGCTTATCCTTTTGTTGCCATGGTTCCCTCTCAGAGATGGTCACCAAGGTGACAACATGACCAAGAGTGTCGCGGATTATTTCTAGAGGGAATTATAAGTAGCATCATATGTCACATAAGCCAAgtcattcacattttaaacatttatcagCACGGGAGGACAGTGACGGTCAAACATTTCCACAGCTAGCAGCAGCCATCTTTGATTTCCCTTTTCACAGGTAACCGTAAGTCCGGCCTGTCGCTGTCGTGGAAGGAGCCTCTCCCCACTCCTGTGTATGAGATTCAACACCAGAGCAGCGTGGACTCCAACCCCTACGTCAGCCTGGAGAGCCCCCCCGCCTCCCCGCACCCCTCGGACAGCGGCCCCAACACACTGACCCGCCGCAAGAAGCTGTTCACCTTCTCCCGCCCGCCCCGCAGCCGGGACACCGACAAGTTCTTGGACGCCCTGAGCGAGCAGCTCGGGCACCGGATCACTTTGGTGGACGACTTCGTACCTGGCGAGAACGACTACGAGGAGGTGAGGAAGTCAACCACATCATCAGCTGTATTCATGCACTTCAAATACAGTACATCTTGTTTTTATCAAGCATACCTTGCTAGTATTGTGGAGTATTTTAATATCTTGTTCTTCTTAGCTCCATGGTACCTTTCATGATTTATGGCCACAACTTTTATTCCTTTCACTAAACTGACAACTCTGACAAAGTATACGGGAAGAAGTCTTCCCTTTTCcttcagtttgttttggaaACGCACAACCTGTCACATTTTTACACtcaacaatgtttttatatttctattttttgccATGTTAACAAAGTCGATAGGAATTTGTCTTGGCGAGCTCACCCAAACAAAGACAaggagaaaatacacacacacactcaaaatacATCGTGGATCATAGTGTTTGAAACACCGAAATAAAATCAGATCCCTAAAAATAACAGAGGTAACTTCTTCATGCTCTCGTATTCCTGAGAAGCACAAGCGTGTGAGCTCATTATGTAACAgactgtgttctcacatcattCATGTACTCCAAAAAACCCAGAGTAGTTAGCACAGCACTAACTGAGGTGGCAAAATATCTTAAGAGAGGGTTTGACCTGTGACCCCCTTTTTCTCTATGTCCTATTTTCAACACAGTTTGTCAGATTTGTTGCCAAAAAGTAAATATTATAAGGAAACAAAATGGAGAAGTCTGAACTCCATTCATCTGCTATTGAGATTGAGGCTGGTCAATGACGATATCAACGATAAATCATTTAAGTATAAATAAACTTAAACACAGCTGCCGCAGTAACTCTTGAAGATGCTGGTTCAGTGAAAGGAATAACcaatctcagtgtgtgtgtgactttgctCGTTGTCAGAATCAAATTCACACATAACTGAATTCAATGTTACGTTGTGGTGCTTGATTAACTGCATGTTTACATTAGAGCAAGTCTAATGTGCGCTACAATGAACACTTGTGTCACATGAACAGATTTATCACGGTGATTGTCATGGTTTCAGAAGAAGAGCTGTGACTGTAAGTAAAACATGATACTCAGTTAATATAGTATAATTAATACAGattaaagtattattattattaaagttatAATAAGTTATTGGCTGATGATACAAACACCAACATTGGAGCTTTTTTCTCAGGGTGATTATTGTACATAATTCACTGGGTTGTACTAATTTTATAATAGatagtttttagttttgtttccaATGTTTTAGAGTAATCTCTGTGTTATTGCAttggtgttttttaaaatcatgtatAACAGCCgctttattatttgttttattttattgtaatgttTAAGTTAATATAACgtttataaatcaaatatatgttttaagATAGGTATTTGATGGTTTGGTACAACAGTGGTTTAAACTTCTGTTTCTAGATATAGAACAGTGTCAAAAAATTGTCAAAAATTATAAAGGTAGAGCTCAAACCTCCACAAAGACCCAACAGTTTCCTTAACTTCAATCAAGATCCACCATCCATAAAACATTCTGTGAGAAAtccaggaaaatgttgaaaaactttctcacaatgttaaagacaagggggaaaaaaatcctggatctgccctctgATCCATATCCACTCCCAAATTGAAtggtttcttccctgacccgtaacacatccttcaaccaagtttcatggtaatccgtccagtagtttttgtgtaatcctgcccacaaacaaacaaactaaggGTTTTAGTTTGGGTTGAACAATGAATCACTATTTATACTTCATATTTGCCTGATAATACCAAATAATTAGTGATAAAAGAGACTTCAATAAAATTGGAGTGAAAAACGTTATTCTTTAATCGTGCTGCAAATTGAAATGAATCGAGAAAACCAACCACtgaaaacataagctccttggtggaggtaatgagcGTAGCCTCAGAATCACATGATAGAATGAGAGAGTATATAACTAAACAAAGCTATGATACATTTttagtgttttcatttaaaagatgGCTGTGTGTTAGAGTATCTGCAGTCTGACGTTGATCCTCTCCTCCTGTAGATGAGTTTCcaggacgaccaggacctgggCTTCATGCCGCAGCAGcccagcagcggcagcagtgaggaccacagcagcagcgatgaggcctcctctccctcctacTCCTCCGAATCCGAACTgatcccacctcctcccacccagagccctccacctccaccgccCTTCCAGGCCCTGATACCCCCTCCCGTCCAGTTTACTGACCCCCTCCCACCCATCCGCTTCTCTCCCGAGCACACCCCCCGCAGCCGCATGCCCTTCCAGCCGCACCACCCCATCATCCCCCCGCCTCCCCCGCCTCCGAGGACCCTCCTGTCCAGCCGCTCCCCTCGACACAAAGTGCTGCCCACCAGAGAAGACTTGGAGAAAAGTCACCAGCGCTTCCAGGCCACCTCTAGCCGTCTCACGCACAGCCACACCACCGTGGGCTCCACCACCCTGCGCTCCTCGCAGCCGTCCCGCCCCTGCTACCTCCCGCGCCAGCTCAGCCAGCCCCAGCCCCTTCGCCAGACGTCCCCCCAGCCCTCCCCTCAGCTGCTGAGGCCGAGCCAGCTCGTCCTGCAGAGGCACCACCAGCTCCACCACCAACACAGTTACCAGGGCCCACTGCCACCATCTCTCCAGGAAGACAGCCCCTCACAGTGTACGAGCCAAGGCCCAGCAGCCTCAGCGCTTCTCTCCCAGCCTCCAGCGTCTCACTCCAGCCTCCCCACTCACAAAAAGATTTATGAAAGTCGACAGGAACACCAGTCACAGCAGGTAACTGGTCTTTACAGTGGGCTGTCAGGAACTCACCCTGATTAAATGATGCCTAATGTGTGTGCATCCAAATGATGTAAAAGTACAAATCATGGCAGTATTGAAATCTAATCGCATGCTCTAAACCTAACAttggatttttttgttcttgtatCTCAACTTCTATCTTTTTGAATCCTGGATTCAAAGGGAGAAATTGTACTTGATGTGACATGCttgattcatgttttatatataaaaacttaCGGGATCATGTGGTATTCTTTTAAGATACACAGTTAAAGATTAAAGCAGTTATTTTCAATTAGATGcctttatttaaataacttttcaaacatatttcacaataaaagcaaagaGTCAAGAAAAGTCCAAAATcagaactttgttttttcttctttcctgcaTCATTAATCATCTCAAGTCCCCACAGATGAATCCTGTGACCCTGTGGAGGCACACGACCCCCAGTTTTGAAACTACCTGACTTAATTAAGTCAGAATGAAGTATATACAGaatctaattttaaaaagcagctcaTGGTCGATCAGCTACGACTCATAAATTCAGCTTACAAAATCgattatcattatttaacatCTAATAAAGCAATGAACAATAATGTATCAGTCACACGAGACTCTGCAGAAATAACTTGTACTTCTGATAGAAGTATTCTGacagtacttttactcaagtaggaTTTGGGATACAGAACTGAGATTTCTTCTTTGAATGCAAAGCAAATTTCACGGTCATAGTTCTCATAAAAGGTAAAATCACAAAAAGCCATGCTGCACTTTCGCCTCGCCACTGGAAGCTAATGTTTGATTTGCATCCTCACTCGCACAGAAGATTCAGGAGGCCAAGGTTTTCCATTAAAACAATTTCATATGTGTGTCTGGGTCCTTCCACTATTTGAGATGAATTTGTGTGGATCTGACTTTTCCTCTATTCCTGCACCTCACACATGACAGGATGACCGGTAGCAGTAATGATACGGGTTGAACTCTGACCCCCAACATGTTTAATAATACGCCATACCCAACATGGTGGCTAAATAACCGGTAAACATAAAACTATCATGAATGCATAAATATAAAAGCCAGATAAAACAAttacaattttttaaatatcacttaAACAGCATTTAAGTAGGACACTTAACTGTCCCATGAGCCTCTTTGCTCACGCTGTCCAATCAGAGCGAGCGGCATTGAGCTACAATGCCTCAGTCACTGATACTTCCGTTAACTTCCAATCCGTGCGAGCGAGGAGGCAAATAAAATTAACTttggtgacctttgacccaagATATTCGCTTCGCATTAGCATCTGTTTGACCGTGCGCTTATTCCAGCACTCAAGAGACATGAGAGATTTTATCCATGAAGACACAGGGTGGTGCAGTGCAGCAGTGCCACTGCCTTGGACGCCTAGCAACAGACGtgtaacagaataaaacaaaccagagcTGGAATCATGCAGGCTGCCAGTCCAAAGATCACTTTCTGTTTCACAGGAATAAAAGATTTGACAGAACAGACACAAGACTTTTGGTTCATTCTCTGATCCTATCGTTAGATTCAAGACGacataagaaaaacacaaaaacagcaacGCAAAATACGTCTTTTTAAAGGACACGTGCCACAAAGGAAGGTGAATCTAAAGTGATCCTCGGTTTGTGTTAGAGTAAACAGAAGTTGTTGGTCTTCAAAGTCTAATTGGATGTGAcgtttgttttctgcagctgaagGCGAATATATAAAGAACTCATGTTTACATGGCAACGACTGTGGCTCTGACCAGTGGTCTGGAAACAATTCAGTGATGCTTGCTCATTGAAAACATTACTTGTGACCTTTTgttatgatttaaaaataacttcTAATTGATTTTTTTCGGTTTCGAAGGCTCCACCGCCGCCGCCTCCGCCCCTGCCCCCACCCTGTGACCCGCCCCCGCTGCCCAAGTCAAGCCGACATGCCTCGGATGCAAACCACATGAGCGTGAAGAGGCTGCGCTGGGAGCAGGTGGAGAACTCGGAGGGAACCATTTGGGGTCAGGTGAGGGTTTGCTCAATCCGTTGTGTtagaaaactttaaaaacaataaacaataactCTACCTGTGAATCCTCCCACGTTGTGCTGTGAGTTTTCTCACTCCTCCCACATTATTCTTCCCATATTTGGAAAAACCAACTGATCtactctgtgtctctgatgaGTCATGGTGGCATCAAAGCAAAAGCCTTGTTTTTCTAACTAGAATTCCTGCTGCGTCTTGATTCCCTGCACCATGTTAGCCTTTCTTGTTCTCTGGATAagatcttgtgtgtgtgtataaaaagaGTTTTTTAGACAGATTCCTCTACACAACCTTGACTGTGCCTTGGGAGAGTACAGAGTGTGTCCTTGTCTATATTTAGCTCGGCGAGGACTCAGACTATGACAAGCTCACTGACATGGTGAAGTACTTGGACCTTGATCTGCACTTTGGGACTCAGCGCAGATCCAGTAAGTTGTTCTGTACGTCTGGTCACACGTCATCATTGTCCACAGCACGTAGCATATCTTTATTTGCATCATCTTTAAATGTCGTTAAGTTGGAACATTCTGTGAAATGCATTGATCAGGCGTTGACAGCAAACATGACTCTATTTCTTTACTCACACCATCTGTTTTGTTTATACCTTCGCAGCTAtgtgatgttctccattacctGCTTTGGAGCTGCTCTATTCACCTGCTCATCATATAGGTTCTCCATAAGGCaccataccccccccccccccccccccccccccctgtactAACACAGCTCTGCACGAGGAAACACACCAGACCTGTATTTATTCAAGTTGTTCTAGAAGGCAGAGCTGTGTTATTAACCCATCAACCTGCTTTGCTTGTGTAGccactgggtgtgtgtgtgtgtgtgtgtgtgtttgtgtgtgtgtgttgaccccCCGGTGCCTGGAGAACACATCCTCACACTGTTGTTAAAATTATCAGTCTCTCCTCCAGAGCCAGCCTTCCTTCCTGAgaactttaaaaagaaagacGTGGTGGAGATTCTGTCTCATAAGAAAGCCTACAACGCCtgtgagtaacacacacacacacacacacacacacacacacacacacacacac is a window of Paralichthys olivaceus isolate ysfri-2021 chromosome 21, ASM2471397v2, whole genome shotgun sequence DNA encoding:
- the grid2ipb gene encoding delphilin isoform X5, yielding MKKFLQNKKGRYSFRQSKRGSRYPSKDFLLSMPTSNQGWPEDFGFQLGGNGPSYILSVEEGSSAHLAGLQAGDQVLEIEGHNVSTLGPQAVVAIAQTQKNIPPSIGVVSRIQQMDIIPGPDGRFGFTIVGDCPLLVEDCSPCSPAGRAGLRAGDYVMEVNGIPVRQHETAAALIKASQGRTLRLGVLCLGMRQKHSISIEDSQMGGDGARLDRKHKALEFNRKVDQILGDEPEVKEKLFSVLKQYAAEKRVEWLASALPEILTTDEHRQLISSIRIFIPKKHRQRFDEAVSQNVINRLCRSKSISEPHGRVRRSRSEDHSERHHGSKRASSVPRDGGEPGGRGDTERDRGMRKSSSGIPAHPPIGPNQRIVRVYRGKKNFGFTLRGHAPVCLDSVIPDSPAEECGLKTGDRILFLNGLDMRNCSHEKVVSMLQGSGAMPTLVVEEGPSDFSSDQIDPEDSPSLAPTTLPRSRSPALSSLQWVAEILPPSIKVHGRTFSQQLEHLLTIQERYTVCKALETFFQHRNVDTLIVDVFPVLDTPAKQLIWQFIYQLLTYDEQERCQSKLSRFLGFKSSAVLEPDSGPEHHRRSSSMRVTGTSYRGIVRERSSDDCIIGTHLGMGIHVDESGSPEERQSGDGTSFPESPDLNHMTGVYTELENVYAGKSVSPLHGGSSAEPERLGQTEAYGRSLSPLTLPPLTGNRKSGLSLSWKEPLPTPVYEIQHQSSVDSNPYVSLESPPASPHPSDSGPNTLTRRKKLFTFSRPPRSRDTDKFLDALSEQLGHRITLVDDFVPGENDYEEMSFQDDQDLGFMPQQPSSGSSEDHSSSDEASSPSYSSESELIPPPPTQSPPPPPPFQALIPPPVQFTDPLPPIRFSPEHTPRSRMPFQPHHPIIPPPPPPPRTLLSSRSPRHKVLPTREDLEKSHQRFQATSSRLTHSHTTVGSTTLRSSQPSRPCYLPRQLSQPQPLRQTSPQPSPQLLRPSQLVLQRHHQLHHQHSYQGPLPPSLQEDSPSQCTSQGPAASALLSQPPASHSSLPTHKKIYESRQEHQSQQAPPPPPPPLPPPCDPPPLPKSSRHASDANHMSVKRLRWEQVENSEGTIWGQLGEDSDYDKLTDMVKYLDLDLHFGTQRRSKPAFLPENFKKKDVVEILSHKKAYNASILIAHLKLSPAELRQVLMNMTTNRLEPAHIKQLLLYAPDDEEVKQYEQFEQDPAKLSEPDQFIFQMLMVPEYKTRLRSLHFKTTLQERTEEMKVAYDYIYKASVELRSSKKLAKILEFVLAMGNYLNNGQPKSNRTTSFKINFLTELSTTKTVDGKSTFLHILAKSLCQHFPELLNFSRDLTTVPLAAKVNQRTVTTELSDLHTTIQDIRTACLKIPPTSEDHFASVMSSFLENSHPAIQSLESLQTRAMEEFSRVASYFGEDSKSSSTEAFFAIFAEFISKFERALSETQSPENPRSPRLSSPLAW
- the grid2ipb gene encoding delphilin isoform X2, producing MKKFLQNKKGRYSFRQSKRGSRYPSKDFLLSMPTSNQGWPEDFGFQLGGNGPSYILSVEEGSSAHLAGLQAGDQVLEIEGHNVSTLGPQAVVAIAQTQKNIPPSIGVVSRIQQMDIIPGPDGRFGFTIVGDCPLLVEDCSPCSPAGRAGLRAGDYVMEVNGIPVRQHETAAALIKASQGRTLRLGVLCLGMRQKHSISIEDSQMGGDGARLDRKHKALEFNRKVDQILGDEPEVKEKLFSVLKQYAAEKRVEWLASALPEILTTDEHRQLISSIRIFIPKKHRQRFDEAVSQNVINRLCRSKSISEPHGRVRRSRSEDHSERHHGSKRASSVPRDGGEPGGRGDTERDRGMRKSSSGIPAHPPIGPNQRIVRVYRGKKNFGFTLRGHAPVCLDSVIPDSPAEECGLKTGDRILFLNGLDMRNCSHEKVVSMLQGSGAMPTLVVEEGPSDFSSDQIDPEDSPSLAPTTLPRSRSPALSSLQWVAEILPPSIKVHGRTFSQQLEHLLTIQERYTVCKALETFFQHRNVDTLIVDVFPVLDTPAKQLIWQFIYQLLTYDEQERCQSKLSRFLGFKSSAVLEPDSGPEHHRRSSSMRVTGTSYRGIVRERSSDDCIIGTHLGMGIHVDESGSPEERQSGDGTSFPESPDLNHMTGVYTELENVYAGKSVSPLHGGSSAEPERLGQTEAYGRSLSPLTLPPLTGNRKSGLSLSWKEPLPTPVYEIQHQSSVDSNPYVSLESPPASPHPSDSGPNTLTRRKKLFTFSRPPRSRDTDKFLDALSEQLGHRITLVDDFVPGENDYEEIYHGDCHGFRRRAVTMSFQDDQDLGFMPQQPSSGSSEDHSSSDEASSPSYSSESELIPPPPTQSPPPPPPFQALIPPPVQFTDPLPPIRFSPEHTPRSRMPFQPHHPIIPPPPPPPRTLLSSRSPRHKVLPTREDLEKSHQRFQATSSRLTHSHTTVGSTTLRSSQPSRPCYLPRQLSQPQPLRQTSPQPSPQLLRPSQLVLQRHHQLHHQHSYQGPLPPSLQEDSPSQCTSQGPAASALLSQPPASHSSLPTHKKIYESRQEHQSQQAPPPPPPPLPPPCDPPPLPKSSRHASDANHMSVKRLRWEQVENSEGTIWGQLGEDSDYDKLTDMVKYLDLDLHFGTQRRSKPAFLPENFKKKDVVEILSHKKAYNASILIAHLKLSPAELRQVLMNMTTNRLEPAHIKQLLLYAPDDEEVKQYEQFEQDPAKLSEPDQFIFQMLMVPEYKTRLRSLHFKTTLQERTEEMKVAYDYIYKASVELRSSKKLAKILEFVLAMGNYLNNGQPKSNRTTSFKINFLTELSTTKTVDGKSTFLHILAKSLCQHFPELLNFSRDLTTVPLAAKVNQRTVTTELSDLHTTIQDIRTACLKIPPTSEDHFASVMSSFLENSHPAIQSLESLQTRAMEEFSRVASYFGEDSKSSSTEAFFAIFAEFISKFERALSETQSPENPRSPRLSSPLAW
- the grid2ipb gene encoding delphilin isoform X6, coding for MNCLGIFIPKKHRQRFDEAVSQNVINRLCRSKSISEPHGRVRRSRSEDHSERHHGSKRASSVPRDGGEPGGRGDTERDRGMRKSSSGIPAHPPIGPNQRIVRVYRGKKNFGFTLRGHAPVCLDSVIPDSPAEECGLKTGDRILFLNGLDMRNCSHEKVVSMLQGSGAMPTLVVEEGPSDFSSDQIDPEDSPSLAPTTLPRSRSPALSSLQWVAEILPPSIKVHGRTFSQQLEHLLTIQERYTVCKALETFFQHRNVDTLIVDVFPVLDTPAKQLIWQFIYQLLTYDEQERCQSKLSRFLGFKSSAVLEPDSGPEHHRRSSSMRVTGTSYRGIVRERSSDDCIIGTHLGMGIHVDESGSPEERQSGDGTSFPESPDLNHMTGVYTELENVYAGKSVSPLHGGSSAEPERLGQTEAYGRSLSPLTLPPLTGNRKSGLSLSWKEPLPTPVYEIQHQSSVDSNPYVSLESPPASPHPSDSGPNTLTRRKKLFTFSRPPRSRDTDKFLDALSEQLGHRITLVDDFVPGENDYEEMSFQDDQDLGFMPQQPSSGSSEDHSSSDEASSPSYSSESELIPPPPTQSPPPPPPFQALIPPPVQFTDPLPPIRFSPEHTPRSRMPFQPHHPIIPPPPPPPRTLLSSRSPRHKVLPTREDLEKSHQRFQATSSRLTHSHTTVGSTTLRSSQPSRPCYLPRQLSQPQPLRQTSPQPSPQLLRPSQLVLQRHHQLHHQHSYQGPLPPSLQEDSPSQCTSQGPAASALLSQPPASHSSLPTHKKIYESRQEHQSQQAPPPPPPPLPPPCDPPPLPKSSRHASDANHMSVKRLRWEQVENSEGTIWGQLGEDSDYDKLTDMVKYLDLDLHFGTQRRSKPAFLPENFKKKDVVEILSHKKAYNASILIAHLKLSPAELRQVLMNMTTNRLEPAHIKQLLLYAPDDEEVKQYEQFEQDPAKLSEPDQFIFQMLMVPEYKTRLRSLHFKTTLQERTEEMKVAYDYIYKASVELRSSKKLAKILEFVLAMGNYLNNGQPKSNRTTSFKINFLTELSTTKTVDGKSTFLHILAKSLCQHFPELLNFSRDLTTVPLAAKVNQRTVTTELSDLHTTIQDIRTACLKIPPTSEDHFASVMSSFLENSHPAIQSLESLQTRAMEEFSRVASYFGEDSKSSSTEAFFAIFAEFISKFERALSETQSPENPRSPRLSSPLAW